GATATTTTATATTGGTTTTTTCTGTTTTCATTTGAAATTAGACAAGGCAATAGTGAAATTTTAAAATTAGATGAATTTAGGGAAGAATATTATTCTTTAGTTTTTAATAATGAGAAAAAAGAAGAAGCAAAAAAAACAAAATACAAACTTTTTTTAAATAAATATAATTTGAATGATAATTTTGAAGTAAATATTTCTATTCATTTATGGAAAGAAATTTTATTAAACTCAAATATTAAAAAAGAAGATATTAATTTAGAATTAAAAAATAGTATTTACTATTTTGATGAAAATACACCTTCTTGGAAAAAATTGATAAGATTTTTTGATTTAGAAGAAGATAATTTTAAAACAATATTAGAAGATGTCTATATAAGATTTTCTAAAAATGAATATAAAGATTATAAACAATTTAAATTCATTGCTTCAATGTTATTGTATTTTCAAGAAAAATCTTTATTTGAAATTGATTTTGAAAAACTTTTTAATTTAATAAAAAATAATTTTGAAACATTATTTAATGNNNNNNNNNNNNNNNNNNNNNNNNNNNNNNNNNNNNNNNNNNNNNNNNNNNNNNNNNNNNNNNNNNNNNNNNNNNNNNNNNNNNNNNNNNNNNNNNNNNNNNNNNNNNNNNNNNNNNNNNNNNNNNNNNNNNNNNNNNNNNNNNNNNNNNNNNNNNNNNNNNNNNNNNNNNNNNNNNNNNNNNNNNNNNNNNNNNNNNNNNNNNNNNNNNNNNNAATGTATAGTGGAAGATGCAAATTTAATTATTGAAATTATTGAAAAGAATAATGACAAAGAACTTTTTAGATTACTAGAAGGATATAATGATATTCAGAAGATTGATTACAAAGATAAACCTATATTATCTTATATAAATATTGATGATTTATTTAATGCATTTTTAAAGACAAATGGTACAACTATGTATTATTTGGGAGGTATTATAAAAGATAGATATACTTTTGGAAAGAATGAATTATTATGTGAAAAAAAGTTTTTAGAAGAATTACTAAACAAAATAGATAATTATTTAAAAGACAATAAATATAAATTAAGTTCCTATAATTTAGAAAAAGAGATAAAAGAAAATATTTTAATTGCATTAGATGAAATAAAAAAAAGAGAAAGATTAGGAGAAACAAATTGAAAGCAATAACATTAAATCTAGCCGTTAAAGATATAAAAGAAACTATAAAGTATTATCAACAAAACTTTGATTTTGAAGTACAAATGCTAGTTGATGAATCAAAAACTATTTTTGATACACAAATCAAAGAAGAGTTAAACTATGTTTGGGCGATGATACATAAAGATAATGTTTCTTTAATGCTTCAAAGCATAGAAAGTTTGAAAGAAGATGTAGGAGAATTTTTTCAAAACCTTGGCGCTTCTTTGACTATGTATATCGAAGTTGAAAATGTAGATGAATTATATTTAAAAATAAAAGATAAAGTAACTATTTATAAAGAAATCGAAATTACTTGGTACGGACAAAAAGAGTTTTATATAAAAGATATAAATGGTTATATTTTAGGATTTACAAGCAAAAATAGTTGAAAAAGACTATATAATAAATAAAATTTAAAAGGGAAAGATGATGAATACTCTATTTTAATTCAAGGATAAAATCTAAAAATTACAATTATCCTTGATATTTAAACGGCAAAAATCAAGGAATTTTATGCAACATTTACAAATAAACAATCTTACATTTAAATATCAAGATACAGATATTTTTACAAATTTAAATCTTAGTTTTGAACCTTTTTCTTGGAATTGTATAGTTGGAAATAACGGTTCAGGAAAAACAACACTTTTAAAACTTATTGCAAAAAAAATCAAACTAGAAAATGGAAATATAGTTGGAAATGATTTGGTCTATTATTGCGAACAAAATCTCGATAAAACTCCTGATAGTTTTGAAGAGTTTATCTATACTTTCAATAGTAAAACTTTTAGATTAAAAGAGTTATTACATATCCAAGATGAGTGGTTTTATAGATGGGAAACTTTGAGTTTTGGAGAGAAAAAAAGAGTACAAATAGCAATCGCTTTATATCAAGAAATAGATGTTTTGCTACTTGATGAACCTACAAATCATTTGGATTATAAATCAAAAAATATTGTATTAGAAGCGTTGAAAAGTTTTAGAGGTATTGGTATTTTGGTTAGCCATGATAGAGAGCTTTTAAATACTTTATGTACAAATACAGTAATTATAAAAAATCAAAATGTTTACTCTTATAAAAGTGGTTATGATACAGCAATAAAAGAGTTAAATCAATATAGAGATTTTTTACAAAAAGAGAATGAAAATATAAATAAAGAGCTAAAAAAACTTCAAAAAAGTATTCAAACTCAAAAAGAGAAAGTATCACTTTCTAAAAGTAGATTATCAAAAAAAAGTATAGATAAAAACGACAAAGATGCAAAAGAGAAAATAAATCTAGCAAAACTTACTGGAAAAGATAAAAATGACTCAAAATTAGTTTCAACTTTTTCTAAAAAATATGAAGAACAAATCTCAAAAAGAAATAAGATAGATAAAGAGTTTGAAAAAGGTATAAAAATAGAAAACAATATCTTGAAAAAAGATTTATTCTCTTTTTATTTAGAAGAGGGAAGTTTGAAATTATCCCAAGAAAAGATTTTGTATTATCCAAATCTAACTATAAATTCGACCGATAAAATAGCAATTGTAGGAGATAATGGTGTCGGAAAAAGTAGTTTTTTAAAATATATCATTTCAAAAATAGATTTAAACAATAACTACTTATATCTTTCACAAGAAATAGAAGAAAATCAAATCAAAAAATTATATGAACAGATAGCTTCTTTTGACAATGATAAAAAAGGTTTACTTTATACTTTGGTAAGAAGATTGTCTTCAAATCCAAAAAATCTTTTGGAAAATAGATTTGCAAGTCCAGGAGAAATTAGAAAACTTTTTATAGCTAAGGCTTTGTTGGAAAATATTAGTTTGATAATACTTGATGAACCTACAAATCATATGGATATAGATTCTATTGAAGCTCTTGAAAAAGCCTTAGTAGTTTATGAAAAAGCTTTGATTGTTGTAAGTCACGATAAAACATTTATTAAAAATCTTAATTTAGAAGTTTGGAATGTTTTAAAAACAGATGATAAAAATTTTTTTATAACTAAGTAAATCAGATACAAAAAGATTTTATTATAAGATACAGTCCTAAAAATAAAATAATAAAGAGAAAAGATGAAAGTAAAATATTTAGAAAAATTTTATGTTGCAGGAATAACAGTAAGAACAAATAATGTAACAGAATTAAACGAAGAAACAGCTCAAATCCCACAACTTTGGCAAAGATATATAGATGAAAGTATTGAAAGTAAAACTTTTAATAAATCAAACAACTTTGCAATGTATGGAGTTTACAATAAATATGAAAAAGATGTAAATTCTGATTATGATTACACAATTGGAGTTGAAGTTACAAAACCTAAAAATGCTATAACAATAGAAAAAGATAAGTATTTGGTTTTTTCAAAAAAAGGTGAATTTCCAGATGTTGTAATAGATACTTGGTATGATGTTTGGGATTATTTTGCTAGTGAAAATTGTGAATATGAAAGAGCATATAACTTTGATTTTGAAAAATACGAAAATGAAGATGAAGTAGAAATATACATTTCTATACTATAAATATCAATCTATTTTGATTCAAAAAATTCCTTAATATCAACATCTAAAACTTTAGCAATTTTTGCAAGATGTTTGATATTAAAGTGATGATTATTTTTTCTGATTTCAGCTCGTCCAAGATATGCTCCACCACTCATTCCTATTTCTAAAGCTAATTGAATTTGGCTTAAACCTTTTTTTTCTCTATATTTTTTTACATTTGCTGAAACTATATCTAAAATTGTTTCACTATATTCTTCTAATTCATTTTCAAATTTATTTAACAAAATTATTCCTAACGATATATATATCTAAGTTGGAGATAATATAATTTTTGATATAGTTTAACAACGATTTATATATCGTTAACAAAAGAATGGAATGAATATGAAAGAAGAATTAAAGTTAGAGGATTGTTTTTCTAGTAAATTAATTGATTTTTCAATAATAAATTTTCAGATAGATAAAGAAAATAAATTAGAAGACTATTTATCAATTTTTGAAACGATAATTTTATCAAATAGCTCAAAAAAGCTTAGTGAAATTGTTGATTTATTAAATAATTTAGTTGTTAAAAAATATATAGAAATGGATATATTAAATCAATATTTAAAAAGTGAGGATTTTAATTTTTACATAAAAAAATACTTCAAAGAAGAGCAAATTGATTTAAAAATTTTTATTGATTAAACCAATTTATCAAAATCTGAGTTAACTCTTCAGGCTGTTCTTCAGCTATATAGTGTCCACAGTTTTTTATAACTTTAGTTGTAACACTATTTGATATTTTTTCCATAGCTATTCCAACTTGTTCTTTTAGTGCAAATTCTCCACCAATAGCTAAAATTTTTATATCTAATTTTGAAGTTAAAACTCTATTTTGTTCTGCACTTTGCTCAAAATATCGATAATATTCAAAACCGTTTTTCATCTTATTTTTATATGCTAAATAATAGTTTTGTA
The nucleotide sequence above comes from Arcobacter lacus. Encoded proteins:
- a CDS encoding VOC family protein codes for the protein MKAITLNLAVKDIKETIKYYQQNFDFEVQMLVDESKTIFDTQIKEELNYVWAMIHKDNVSLMLQSIESLKEDVGEFFQNLGASLTMYIEVENVDELYLKIKDKVTIYKEIEITWYGQKEFYIKDINGYILGFTSKNS
- a CDS encoding ATP-binding cassette domain-containing protein, giving the protein MQHLQINNLTFKYQDTDIFTNLNLSFEPFSWNCIVGNNGSGKTTLLKLIAKKIKLENGNIVGNDLVYYCEQNLDKTPDSFEEFIYTFNSKTFRLKELLHIQDEWFYRWETLSFGEKKRVQIAIALYQEIDVLLLDEPTNHLDYKSKNIVLEALKSFRGIGILVSHDRELLNTLCTNTVIIKNQNVYSYKSGYDTAIKELNQYRDFLQKENENINKELKKLQKSIQTQKEKVSLSKSRLSKKSIDKNDKDAKEKINLAKLTGKDKNDSKLVSTFSKKYEEQISKRNKIDKEFEKGIKIENNILKKDLFSFYLEEGSLKLSQEKILYYPNLTINSTDKIAIVGDNGVGKSSFLKYIISKIDLNNNYLYLSQEIEENQIKKLYEQIASFDNDKKGLLYTLVRRLSSNPKNLLENRFASPGEIRKLFIAKALLENISLIILDEPTNHMDIDSIEALEKALVVYEKALIVVSHDKTFIKNLNLEVWNVLKTDDKNFFITK
- a CDS encoding GyrI-like domain-containing protein — encoded protein: MKVKYLEKFYVAGITVRTNNVTELNEETAQIPQLWQRYIDESIESKTFNKSNNFAMYGVYNKYEKDVNSDYDYTIGVEVTKPKNAITIEKDKYLVFSKKGEFPDVVIDTWYDVWDYFASENCEYERAYNFDFEKYENEDEVEIYISIL
- a CDS encoding helix-turn-helix domain-containing protein, producing the protein MLNKFENELEEYSETILDIVSANVKKYREKKGLSQIQLALEIGMSGGAYLGRAEIRKNNHHFNIKHLAKIAKVLDVDIKEFFESK